The following proteins are co-located in the Synechococcus sp. PROS-U-1 genome:
- a CDS encoding tetratricopeptide repeat protein encodes MALGLAHWRSQRYEKALHFLDQILITNQNNADYLVLRGMVLRQLPGLLEQALSTFCSAVLLDPQRADTYYNLANLLSDNDKELQAERAFRISLRFNPKAALALHNLGICLNGQQRFEEALISLSQSVKEDPLSADAWCNLGLAYFGLDRFTDAKDSFAKAISLDQSHGASHVNMGNALVSTLEPELALSYLQKGVELESSSANSLWNLSLAYLLTGDFTRGWDFYEARFSTKNFSDYERPTVGSQPQSLADCTHDPNRPLVVWTEQGIGDAVQFCRYLLMLQTASIPFVFMTRSSLMRLFSEWFEIPDHLIVDQPMSTNPTDDRQQIPLLSLPRLFRTDILTIPSVTPYFKASSKTPPALLISPPPGGLSIGLVWASNPTNKAMYRNKSCPLELLMPRFLQLLDLDLIDLHCLQFGSDSCQLDPWRLSNRIIDWSESISDFSDTAHVLSQLDLVISVDTAVAHISAALGRNTWVLLPHNADFRWLRDRDDSPWYSSMRLFRQPDHRDWQGLVDLVNQALDELFMFDINSLSKEVLV; translated from the coding sequence ATGGCGTTAGGTTTGGCGCATTGGAGATCTCAAAGGTATGAAAAAGCTCTTCATTTTCTCGATCAAATTCTTATAACGAACCAAAATAATGCCGACTATCTCGTCTTACGTGGGATGGTGTTGAGGCAGTTGCCTGGTTTGCTTGAACAAGCCTTGAGTACTTTCTGCAGCGCAGTTCTCTTAGATCCGCAAAGGGCAGATACGTATTATAATTTAGCTAATTTATTGTCAGACAATGATAAAGAATTACAGGCTGAGCGAGCATTCCGAATTAGTCTGAGATTTAATCCCAAGGCTGCTCTTGCATTGCACAATTTAGGAATTTGCTTGAATGGACAGCAGAGATTTGAGGAGGCGCTCATTTCTCTTTCGCAGAGTGTCAAGGAGGATCCATTGTCTGCAGATGCTTGGTGTAATTTAGGCCTTGCCTATTTTGGTCTAGATCGTTTCACCGATGCCAAGGATTCTTTTGCCAAAGCAATATCTTTAGACCAATCTCATGGCGCGAGTCATGTAAACATGGGTAATGCGTTGGTAAGTACGCTTGAGCCTGAGCTTGCTTTGTCTTATCTTCAAAAAGGAGTTGAGCTTGAATCTAGTTCGGCTAATTCTCTTTGGAATCTTTCCCTAGCTTATCTTCTTACAGGGGATTTCACTCGCGGATGGGATTTTTACGAGGCGCGGTTTTCTACAAAGAACTTTTCTGATTACGAAAGACCTACAGTCGGTTCACAGCCCCAGTCTCTCGCGGACTGTACTCATGACCCGAATCGCCCGTTGGTTGTTTGGACAGAACAAGGCATAGGTGATGCTGTTCAGTTCTGTCGTTACTTATTGATGCTCCAGACTGCGTCAATTCCTTTTGTGTTTATGACGCGTTCCTCTCTCATGCGTTTGTTCTCTGAATGGTTTGAAATACCCGACCACCTTATCGTCGATCAACCGATGAGTACTAACCCTACCGATGATCGTCAGCAAATACCTTTGTTGAGCCTACCCCGCCTTTTTCGTACGGATATTTTAACTATTCCTTCTGTTACCCCATATTTCAAGGCGTCTTCCAAAACTCCACCTGCCCTTCTAATTTCTCCACCACCAGGTGGACTTTCCATTGGCTTGGTTTGGGCTTCCAATCCCACCAATAAGGCTATGTATCGAAATAAAAGTTGTCCCCTCGAGTTGCTGATGCCACGTTTTCTCCAGCTTCTCGATCTTGACTTAATAGATTTGCACTGTCTGCAGTTCGGTAGTGACTCCTGCCAGCTAGATCCTTGGCGTCTCTCTAATCGAATTATCGACTGGTCGGAGTCGATATCTGACTTCTCAGATACCGCTCATGTGCTTAGTCAGCTTGATCTTGTGATTAGTGTTGATACTGCTGTTGCCCATATTTCTGCCGCTCTAGGTCGCAACACTTGGGTTTTACTGCCGCATAATGCAGATTTTCGTTGGCTTCGTGACCGCGATGATTCCCCTTGGTATTCTTCGATGCGACTATTTCGTCAGCCAGATCACAGAGATTGGCAGGGTTTGGTTGACCTGGTTAATCAAGCCCTTGATGAATTATTCATGTTCGACATAAATTCTCTTTCAAAGGAGGTTTTGGTGTGA
- a CDS encoding peptidylprolyl isomerase: protein MSDLTQPPVFLPEKVQLDLLKRMDMRRLFIRRWLEEEIADLVQVDEAWLENRLTNFLQGQLLEDVLASNSWTFSDLSLNLWLPEALKRFAKYRFGAGVEEEFLLHGWKRDQVVYSMIRFTTPELAREIWIRAEENEISFTEAATKFGEGPESSHLGVIGPIEIRHIQPVALRDYIRQLEPGRIQGPVRLGDWLILIKLERIIPNIFDQSSRDRLMDDLLQDFLDDRVGRFMEGESLDQLEYHPPS, encoded by the coding sequence GTGAGCGATTTGACCCAACCTCCTGTTTTCCTTCCTGAAAAAGTTCAACTAGACTTGCTAAAACGCATGGATATGCGTAGATTATTTATTCGCAGGTGGTTAGAAGAGGAAATTGCTGACCTAGTTCAGGTAGATGAGGCGTGGTTGGAAAACAGGCTCACTAATTTTCTTCAGGGTCAACTACTTGAAGATGTTCTTGCTTCTAATTCCTGGACTTTTTCTGATTTGAGTCTTAATCTTTGGCTGCCCGAGGCTTTGAAGCGTTTTGCAAAATATCGTTTTGGAGCTGGGGTTGAGGAGGAATTTCTGCTGCATGGCTGGAAACGTGATCAAGTTGTATATTCAATGATTCGATTTACTACACCTGAGCTTGCGCGTGAGATTTGGATTCGTGCTGAGGAAAATGAAATTAGTTTCACTGAAGCGGCTACTAAATTTGGAGAAGGACCCGAATCTTCACATCTTGGAGTTATTGGTCCCATAGAGATCCGGCATATCCAGCCTGTAGCTCTTAGGGATTACATCCGCCAACTTGAGCCTGGTCGAATACAAGGTCCAGTGCGCCTTGGTGATTGGTTGATACTAATAAAACTTGAGAGAATCATTCCTAATATTTTTGATCAGTCATCTCGAGACCGGCTGATGGACGATTTGCTTCAAGACTTTCTTGACGACCGAGTTGGCCGATTTATGGAGGGTGAGTCCCTTGATCAGCTCGAGTATCATCCACCCTCATGA